The Castanea sativa cultivar Marrone di Chiusa Pesio chromosome 11, ASM4071231v1 genome contains a region encoding:
- the LOC142617278 gene encoding putative disease resistance RPP13-like protein 1: protein MAGALVGGAFLSAFLQVAFDRVASREVLDYLNGRKLIDRLVKKLKMELVSAGAVLNDAENKQITDPAVKKWLDELKDAVYVADDILDEIAYEALRCKLEAEPTSKVMGFISTFVNSFDKRIQSELENILEQLESITKQKDVLRLEKVAAAELPSRPLTTSCPEEYGVFGRDKDMEAIFDIFQSDDASDKGICVVPIVGMGGVGKTTLARLIYNDTRVEESFDLKAWVCVSEDYNYFRIAKTIFEEVTSSACDVQTINLLQNKIREKFKGKKVFLVLDDVWNEKYDDSVELLKVFRCGALEIKVIVTTRSKIVASNVGTISAYILNELSSEDCWSLFEKHAFKNGSSSKFPILEKIGRQIVQKCKGLPLAAKALGGLLRFEEDPTKWTEVLKSNIWDLPIENNSIIPALRLSYHYLPPYLKRCFAYCSILPKDYEFKKEELVLLWMAEDLLQQSEGNEKMEKIGEQYFDDLVFRSLFQQSSNNQSCFVMHDLVNDLAIFITVEFCFKLEMNESCVITRKTRHLSYVRTEYDTSKKFKVSYKAKDLRTFLGLDLSSRQWFFNRISMMMINDLLLTSKCLRVLSFSSYRNMREFPNSIGNLKHLRYLNLNYTPIKRLPDSLCNLYKLQTLLLLKCESLIELPSKMWRLVNLRHLDLVGTKLKEMPLHMGKLRNLVKLTTFVVGKHSGSSIKELKELHHLSGALSILNLQNVHHARDAREVNLKGKLYLSELVFQCGFDNENSEKERHVLEQLCPHSKLESLTIEDYGGTKFPNWLEDCSFSNMVSIRLANCKYCSSLPSLGHLPVLKKLYIQGFHFVLRVDREFYGDGSSTIKPFKSLEVLSFKDMPEWQEWFLFEGEYEDEGGVFSTLKELCIIECPKLSGGLPSQLPSLIKLEIAKCQQLVASVPRAPTLNTLQLSDCDKVVLKELPPKLDDLKIRGGRIFLQSFVEIMTCLTVPRSGVLNTLKSLEIEGASQITTGHCYPSLESLEIRDDSDSLWSFPLDAYPKLKSLQVRESKTLESLFASEESYRAVSSLSYLMIWCSPNFVSFFSGGICAPNLTTMTIKNCNKLKLLPENMRTILPSLEFLAVGECPELESFPEGGLPLNLATLYVWDCDKLFSRRMEWGLQDLHSLTTIYISSKCKEVESFPEEAWLPPTLTNINIGSFQFVKGLSIGSFRNLKSLKGFQHLTSLETLYIGDCDNLQYLPEEGFPTSLSSLILEDCPLLKQRCEREKGEEWPKIAHIPNIVIDDELIT from the coding sequence ATGGCTGGGGCCTTGGTGGGTGGAGCATTTCTCTCAGCATTTCTTCAGGTGGCGTTTGACAGAGTGGCTTCTCGCGAGGTCCTAGATTATCTCAACGGAAGGAAACTGATTGATCGTTTGGTGAAAAAGCTGAAGATGGAGCTGGTGTCTGCTGGTGCTGTGCTCAATGATGCGGAGAATAAGCAAATTACAGACCCTGCTGTGAAGAAGTGGCTGGATGAGCTCAAAGATGCTGTTTATGTTGCGGATGACATCCTGGATGAGATTGCCTACGAAGCTTTGCGATGCAAGTTAGAAGCTGAACCCACTAGTAAGGTAATGGGCTTTATCTCTACTTTTGTTAATTCATTTGACAAAAGGATACAATCAGAACTAGAAAATATTCTAGAACAACTAGAATcaattacaaaacaaaaggaTGTCCTCCGTCTAGAAAAGGTTGCTGCTGCTGAACTTCCATCACGGCCATTGACAACTTCTTGCCCTGAAGAATATGGTGTGTTTGGTAGAGACAAGGATATGGAGGCGATATTTGATATATTCCAATCAGATGATGCGAGTGATAAGGGTATATGTGTTGTTCCCATAGTTGGTATGGGTGGGGTTGGTAAAACAACTCTTGCACGACTTATATACAACGACACAAGAGTAGAGGAGAGTTTTGACCTCAAAGCTTGGGTTTGTGTTTCAGaagattataattattttaggatagcaaaaactatttttgaagAGGTCACTTCATCTGCTTGTGACGTTCAAACCATAAATTTGctgcaaaataaaattagagagaaattcAAGGGGAAGAAAGTTTTCCTAGTTTTAGACGATGTTTGGAATGAAAAATATGATGATTCAGTTGAGTTACTTAAAGTTTTCAGATGTGGGGCACTGGAGATTAAAGTTATTGTTACAACACGCAGTAAAATAGTCGCATCTAATGTAGGCACAATTTCAGCTTATATTCTAAATGAATTGTCAAGCGAAGACTGTTGGTCGTTATTTGAAAAACATGCATTTAAAAATGGAAGCTCTAGTAAATTTCCCATTCTTGAGAAAATTGGTAGACAAATTGTCCAAAAGTGTAAAGGCTTGCCTTTAGCTGCAAAAGCACTTGGGGGTTTGCTGCGGTTTGAAGAAGATCCAACAAAGTGGACAGAGGTTTTGAAGAGTAATATATGGGATTTACCAATAGAAAACAATAGTATCATTCCAGCTCTAAGATTGAGCTACCATTACCTCCCACCATATTTGAAGCGTTGTTTTGCTTATTGCTCAATCCTTCCGAAGgattatgaatttaaaaaggAGGAATTGGTCCTACTGTGGATGGCTGAGGATTTACTACAGCAATccgaaggaaatgaaaaaatggaaaaaataggTGAACAATACTTTGATGATTTGGTATTTAGATCACTTTTTCAACAATCAAGTAACAACCAATCATGTTTCGTAATGCATGACCTAGTCAATGACTTGGCAATATTTATCACTGTAGAGTTTTGTTTCAAGCTGGAGATGAATGAGTCTTGTGTAATTACAAGAAAGACTCGTCATTTGTCATATGTTAGAACTGAATATGATACCTCCAAGAAATTTAAGGTATCTTACAAGGCCAAGGATTTGCGAACCTTCCTTGGATTAGATTTGTCATCGCGTCAATGGTTTTTTAATAGGATATCAATGATGATGATAAATGATTTGTTGTTGACATCTAAGTGCTTAAGAGTTCTTTCATTTTCTAGCTATAGAAACATGAGAGAGTTCCCTAATTCTATTGGCAATTTGAAACATCTACGCTATTTAAATCTCAATTACACTCCAATCAAACGGTTACCAGATTCTCTATGTAATTTGTACAAATTGCAAACCTTGTTATTGTTGAAATGTGAGTCCCTTATCGAGCTGCCTAGTAAGATGTGGAGATTAGTCAACTTGCGCCACTTGGATTTAGTTGGTACAAAATTGAAAGAGATGCCGTTGCACATGGGAAAATTGAGAAACCTTGTGAAATTAACTACTTTTGTTGTGGGCAAACATTCTGGGTCTAGTATTAAGGAGTTAAAAGAGCTCCATCATCTTTCTGGAGCATTGTCTATCTTAAACTTGCAAAACGTTCATCATGCTAGAGATGCTAGGGAAGTTAATTTGAAGGGTAAGTTATACTTATCTGAGTTGGTGTTTCAATGTGGCTTTGACAATGAAAATTCAGAGAAGGAAAGACATGTTCTTGAGCAATTGTGTCCGCATTCAAAATTGGAGTCTCTCACCATTGAAGATTACGGGGGTACAAAATTTCCAAATTGGTTAGAAGATTGTTCTTTCTCCAATATGGTGTCTATACGCCTTGCCAATTGTAAGTATTGCTCATCCTTGCCTTCACTTGGGCACCTACCTGTCCTCAAGAAACTCTATATTCAAGGTTTTCATTTTGTATTGCGTGTGGATCGTGAGTTCTATGGGGATGGTTCTTCTACAATTAAGCCTTTTAAATCCCTTGAAGTATTAAGCTTTAAAGACATGCCAGAGTGGCAGGAATGGTTTTTATTTGAAGGCGAATATGAAGATGAGGGTGGAGTTTTCTCTACTCTCAAAGAGCTTTGCATAATTGAATGTCCCAAGCTAAGCGGTGGTCTACCCAGTCAGCTTCCCTCTTTAATCAAACTTGAAATTGCAAAATGTCAGCAACTTGTTGCTTCAGTTCCTAGAGCTCCAACTCTCAATACATTGCAATTAAGTGATTGTGACAAGGTTGTGTTGAAGGAATTACCACCCAAGTTGGATGACCTCAAAATTAGAGGAGGTCGCATCTTCTTGCAGTCCTTTGTGGAAATTATGACGTGTCTCACAGTCCCACGAAGTGGTGTACTTAATACATTAAAATCACTAGAAATCGAAGGAGCATCTCAGATCACAACTGGCCATTGCTATCCTTCTCTTGAAAGTTTGGAAATAAGGGATGACTCTGACTCACTCTGGTCTTTTCCCTTAGATGCGTATCCAAAACTCAAATCTCTCCAAGTGAGAGAAAGTAAAACTCTTGAATCTCTTTTCGCATCAGAGGAATCTTACCGTGCTGTTAGTTCTCTCTCTTATTTGATGATTTGGTGTTCCCCTAATTTTGTATCCTTTTTTAGTGGAGGTATCTGCGCCCCTAATCTGACAACGATGACGATCAAGAATTGCAACAAGTTAAAGTTATTGCCTGAAAATATGCGCACTATACTCCCATCCCTTGAGTTTTTGGCAGTCGGTGAGTGTCCAGAACTGGAATCGTTTCCTGAGGGAGGTTTGCCCTTAAATTTAGCAACACTTTATGTTTGGGACTGCGACAAACTATTTTCCCGTCGCATGGAGTGGGGATTGCAAGATCTTCACTCTCTTACTACTATCTATATCTCCAGTAAGTGTAAAGAAGTGGAGTCCTTTCCGGAGGAAGCATGGCTGCCTCCCACTCTTACCAATATCAATATTGGAAGTTTTCAGTTTGTTAAGGGATTAAGTATTGGAAGTTTTCGAAATCTGAAATCACTCAAGGGTTTTCAACATCTCACCTCCCTTGAAACCTTGTATATTGGTGACTGCGATAACCTCCAGTACTTACCAGAAGAGGGCTTTCCCACCTCCCTTTCTTCTCTAATTCTCGAAGACTGCCCTCTTCTAAAACAAcggtgtgagagagagaaaggggaaGAATGGCCAAAAATTGCTCACATCCCCAACATAGTGATTGACGATGAATTGATCACATGA